The following proteins are co-located in the Pomacea canaliculata isolate SZHN2017 linkage group LG8, ASM307304v1, whole genome shotgun sequence genome:
- the LOC112570101 gene encoding DNA helicase MCM8-like, producing the protein MDQTSGSPAGQAQRGQQWRGRSRGWGRGRGWWRGRGGKSQGQYFSHHGGRGTNGGRGVGFMNNPMPNTQRPRFVQTHVEVSSPYSGWKLYFPDEVYSDHSATVQKVQVFEKYFISWQKLYNWDDIELRGFFTIDYNELSSDQIIKDGCLNLDNDLRDTPDKVLPCLGLAMHQLVSHHHRMEAAALALELGEGAGNSEEESYIAPFIRARVLNFGTVLPFKSLKANCYGKFVSVRGTVVRVSNIKPMCTTMAFECVGCHTEQTQILPDGKYIVPTKCPGENCRGRTFLPKRTSDLTETIDWQTIRLQEITSDNQKEAGRIPRTVDCELTSDLVDSCVPGDVVTVSGIVKVNSIDEGRSKNKEKCMFLLYIFANSISNSKGCKTNGSDVNSADSREKSRNISSGGGRLAMEFSMKELYAIQEIQSEPNLFRLLVASLCPTIYGHELVKAGLILGLFGSGQKFVNDRNRIPVRGDPHILVVGDPGLGKSQMLQAASTIAPRSVYVCGNTTTTSGLTVTLSKDGKSGGDFALEAGALVLADQGCCCIDEFDKMGSQHQALLEAMEQQSISIAKAGIVCSLPARTSILAAANPVGGHYNKAKTVAENLKMGSALLSRFDLVFIMLDKPDENMDCLLSEHVMALHAGQKGMTASTTVQRNDLAQETSYSQWEADKPLSEKLKVPKGQPLDPIPPPLLRKYIGYARKYVHPKIGKDAAKNLQNFYLELRKRHQTRDSTPITTRQLESLIRLTEARARLELREEATAKDAEEVVEIMKYSMLDVFTDQFGLLDFQRSQLGSGMSGRSIPKKFISALQRVAEQTYNSIFTVQQMWQISKDIGLQVSDFETFVCSLNNQGYLLKKGSKVYQLQTFDY; encoded by the exons ATGGACCAAACAAGTGGATCGCCAGCAGGACAAGCACAGCGTGGTCAGCAGTGGAGGGGAAGAAGCCGAGGATGGGGTCGTGGCAGAGGATGGTGGAGAGGCCGCGGTGGAAAAAGTCAAGGACAGTATTTCAGTCACCACGGTGGGAGAGGAACAAATGGAGGTAGAG GTGTTGGTTTCATGAACAACCCAATGCCAAACACACAGAGACCCAGATTTGTTCAGACTCATGTTGAAGTGTCTTCGCCATATTCTGGCTGGAAACTTTATTTTCCAGATGAAG TGTACTCTGATCACTCTGCTACTGTTCAGAAAGTCCAAGTTTTTGAGAAGTACTTCATCAGCTGGCAAAAACTTTACAACTGG GATGATATTGAACTAAGAGGCTTTTTCACCATAGATTACAATGAATTGTCAAGTGACCAAA TTATAAAAGATGGTTGCCTAAATCTTGACAATGATCTGAGAGACACACCTGATAAGGTTCTGCCTTGCCTTGGACTTGCCATGCATCAA CTGGTTTCACATCATCATAGAATGGAAGCTGCAGCCTTGGCACTAGAGCTAGGGGAAGGTGCTGGTAATTCAGAAGAAGAGAGTTATATTGCCCCTTTTATTAGGGCAAGAGTTCTGAACTTTGGTACTGTCCTGCCTTTTAAAAGCCTCAAGGCTAACTGTTACG gAAAGTTTGTATCAGTGAGGGGTACTGTGGTGCGTGTCAGCAATATAAAACCTATGTGCACCACCATGGCATTTGAATGTGTCGGCTGCCATACTGAACAG ACACAGATACTACCAGATGGAAAGTACATTGTCCCAACTAag TGTCCTGGTGAAAACTGTCGAGGAAGAACATTTCTTCCAAAACGCACCTCTGACTTGACAGAAACAATTGACTGGCAAACCATTCG ATTGCAGGAAATTACCTCTGATAACCAAAAAGAAGCTGGAAGAATACCCAGGACAGTAGACTGTGAACTGACATCAGatcttg tGGATTCTTGTGTCCCTGGGGATGTTGTGACTGTGTCAGGCATTGTGAAAGTCAACAGCATTGATGAAG GCcgaagcaaaaacaaagagaaatgcaTGTTTTTGCTGTATATTTTTGCCAACTCCATCAGCAACAGCAAGGGTTGCAAAACAAATGGATCAGATGTTAACAGTGCAGACAGTAGGGAGAAAAGTAGAAACATTAGTTCTGGGGGAGGTCGTTTGGCCATGGAATTCTCCATGAAAGAACTATATGCCATTCAAGAAATTCAGAGTGAGCCAAATCTCTTTCGACTGCTTGTGGC GTCCCTGTGCCCAACAATCTATGGACATGAG TTGGTGAAAGCAGGACTCATTCTTGGTCTCTTTGGTAGTGGTCAGAAGTTTGTCAATGACAGA AATCGGATTCCGGTTCGTGGTGATCCACATATCTTAGTGGTTGGTGACCCAGGTCTTGGAAAGAGCCAG ATGCTTCAAGCTGCCTCTACCATTGCACCTCGCAGTGTCTATGTGTGTGGAAATACCACAACAACTTCTGGTTTAACA GTAACCTTGTCTAAAGATGGAAAATCGGGAGGAGACTTTGCACTAGAAGCTGGAGCTTTGGTTCTGGCTGACCAGGGCTGTTGCTGTATAGATGAGTTTGACAAAATGGGTTCTCAGCACCAAGCCCTTCTAGAAGCAATG GAGCAGCAGAGTATCAGTATTGCAAAAGCTGGTATTGTTTGCAG TCTGCCAGCTCGAACATCTATCCTCGCAGCAGCCAATCCTGTTGGAGGCcattacaacaaagcaaaaacagtGGCAGAAAATTTAAA GATGGGAAGTGCCCTGTTGTCTCGATTTGACCTTGTCTTCATAATGCTTGATAAACCAGATGAG AACATGGACTGTTTACTATCAGAGCATGTGATGGCTCTTCATGCTGGCCAGAAAGG AATGACAGCTAGTACAACAGTACAGAGAAATGACCTG GCCCAGGAAACATCATATTCACAATGGGAAGCTGATAAACCTCTCAGTGAAAAACTGAAGGTGCCAAAAGGTCAGCCTCTGGATCCGATACCTCCACCTCTTCTTCGTAAG TACATCGGATATGCTCGGAAATATGTTCATCCTAAAATTGGAAAAGATGCTGCTAAAAATCTGCAG AATTTCTATTTGGAGCTGCGAAAACGACACCAGACAAGGGACAGTACTCCAATAACAACCAGGCAGCTGGAGTCACTTATACGTTTAACGGAGGCCAGAGCAAGGCTAGAGCTAAGGGAAGAGGCCACAGCAAAAGATGCTGAGGAAGTGgtagaaataatgaaatacag CATGCTGGATGTATTCACTGACCAGTTTGGCTTGCTGGATTTCCAGAGATCACAGCTAGGTTCTGGAATGAGTGGTCGCTCTATA CCCAAGAAGTTTATATCTGCACTGCAGAGGGTTGCAGAACAGACATACAACTCCATTTTTACTGTGCAGCAGATGTGGCAGATTTCAAAG GATATCGGATTACAAGTGTCAGactttgaaacttttgtttgttctttaaaCAATCAAGGCTACCTTCTTAAAAAAGGAAGCAAAGTGTACCAGTTGCAGACATTTGACTACTGA